The Alosa alosa isolate M-15738 ecotype Scorff River chromosome 11, AALO_Geno_1.1, whole genome shotgun sequence sequence TAAAGATGGAAAAAAGAATGGACGAATTCTGTAATTCCAAGTAAAAACTGTCGGAATGTCAGCATGCAGACTCTCACCTGTACCACGTCCGTGTTGGTGATAATGTTTGGATCCATTCtgcataggttaggctacttagACGCGGAAGTTGTGAACAATTGTGCTGATGgacaaaatgaaaaaacattTTTCTCTGTACAGTAAAGATTAAGTTATgaaaacaagtaggcctacatgttttacaGCCGTGATCAGAATAGCAAAACAAATTGTAAGAGTAGCCTAGACCACAGCATTACGCAGACTGCCGTGTACTTTTAACTAAAGTTGCTCGCTCGCTTGTCGGTGAGAATGGGCAAGTGTGATGGCTTTCATTACGAAAATTCTGTCTGGTGCAATATCTCCGGTGTCTGTAGGCAATCTTTGACAAGTAGGCTAGGTACAGCTACAAACCTATtcttaagtgtttttccacaGATACTATCAGGCACACACCATTCGTTGCTTGCGCACGTCGCATATCAATTGGAAGCGAGGTCACTTCTTTTTTTCAAGGAAAAAAAGGCGAGGTCATTTCAATTCCACGTCTATGGTCGGATTACGGGTAAACCCGACTAATACAGAATGGGATACATAGACTACACCCTGACTTGCAATTACAGGTGATGTTGTGAAGTTCGCGCTTTGAATTCCTTCTCCTCAATCTCTCCTTGCCTGCCTGCTCAGAAGCTTGTTTCTTGCTCCAGatttgccaactctctgtgtTAGTAAAACACTAGCTGCCACCTTCTGCATCGGAGTAGTAAAACAAGTAGCATAGGTGCGACGTAGAATATAAGCCGCGTCTGCTGCTTGTAGGCTAGAACATAGCTATAAGGCTCTGGGCTAGAAGTTgaaatcaaagattctagaacacaGAATGTTATGTTGAACAATAATACTAGTCCCAATCAGTCTCTTCAGAAGAAATGGCATGATGAATTTAGACCTGTCAGTGCTTTTCAACATTCATGTTCTCATCAGTTTGGATATCCCCAACTCCACTGAAATGCAGCCCTAAACGACCATATTAGTGCATCATGTTAAAGATAAAGATTAGAACAGTAAATCACAGTAAATCCCATCTAGTCTGCCCAAGACTAGGGAGGGTCACTATAAATGCCTTCTTTGTTGTGTCTTTTTCATGTGTTTTTCCTGTATTTTCTGGTTGTGCTTtattaaaaagaataaaatgctGTCCATGTTTCCTTATTTTTGAATGATTAAACtaggaattatttttttttaacttatcTTGAGCCTATACTGtctaagtaggcctactgtccaTGCTCAGGTTCCTTATTGTGACGCacaaactaaaacacacacgcatgcttgCACATgtacgaatacacacacacacacacacacacacacacacacacacacacacacacacacacacacacacacacacacacacacagaggtgaaacTGTGTATTAAAGAGGTGTGGCAGCAGTAGCAAGTGGTTCAGTGTAAGGTGGTTGTTTCTGATTGTGGATGTAACTGTGATCTCTCCTCCACCTGTGGAATGTCCAACCTGTGGAGAGTTTCAATGATTCAGCTCAGCAGTGGCCTCTGCTCCACGCTTACACTCCAACCACCAAGTACAGGAAGCTGAGCTTGGCTGCCAAACATCCAGGTATGTTTTCAGTGTTGCTCCCAATTTACTGTCCAGACTTCCTTTTCCCCGAAAGAAACAGGAATGATACAGATACAAGCAGAGTTGGGTTAGAATATGTACAAATGGGTCTACAGACTATGTAACAGAAATGGTAACAGTGCCAGTTGGGTAACAGGTTTCAGAGACCCACACCCTCTCTCATCTGTATCAGTGTTTTCTACTGATGACTAACTAAATGTGTTTGTCATGGACAAATACAGTGGCTGTGGTGAGAGAGCATTTCAATGTTGTCCAAGTCATCCAACAGGATGACACTCTGCTATTTGTCAGTTCAGAATTCCCCAAGTGAATCTGCTTCATCAATGCAAATTGGGCACAGGGACACTGCAGTCAGGATAGACAATATGTGGTCACTTCCAAGTGTTTGCTTAAGTTTGTTCTACATTTTTCAGTTGGGACATCTGCTGATTATATTCCTACATCTAAATTCATATGCCATTATAGCTGACAAGATGCTCTTCTCCTCCGGGACATTAAAGTAAGGAGAAGGATCCTTTTGATCTTGTTTATCTACAACCCCAGTTTCCCTCAACAAAGCAAGACAAGCTTTTATAGTTTTTTAACTGGCTATTCCTGCCAGTCTCCATGGGCAGTAACTTCCTTCCTTCATCAGTAGTTCCTCTGTGCAAAGCCAACCTCCATGCACTACGGACTAGAGACTACAGATACAACAGCAAAACAGATTCAGTCTGAATCAAATCTGAAACACAAGAATATAGCTGAAACTGAAGAAGTGAGTCTTGAAGCTTCATTGACAATCTCTTGTAGAAATAACTTCACTATTTTACTTTtctttaaattaatttgttgttgttctttttcCTTATTGTGCTTTAGTTATGTGCAATATCAGATAATTGGTACGTGTACCACATTTGGAAAaattatatgaaatatattaaatataaaagatattaaatattattatattatataattattaaatATAAGGTCTCAATTAGTTCTGAATGGGAACTTGGCATTGTCCTGTATTCATTCGTATAGCTTTTTCAATCCTTCTCTGATCACTACTGTTACCTGCTAGCCTTTGGATTTGAACCTGTGTTCATTCACAGTACTCACTCTGACTTTATGTGTATGGTCCAAATTTGCCATCATGTCAAGATATTGATGAATCTATAGTTCTGCGTAAGTTTTCAAGTGAGCCAGAGTGGAAAAGAATGTTATCTCTCCTGACTGACTCATAATGTTTAATGAGCTACTGCCTAGCTGTCAACACCGCCTGCAATTGTTTAACTATGGTGGTGGCTAAAAATCCACTCTTGGTCATGACCACCCTAGGACGTCAGTGTACAGTCTTTGAcgttttgtaactgttttggGAATAATTCACAATAACACATATTTGTTTGGTTAAATTGCCCTGTTtgaattcagttcagttcattgAATAATGTAGCATAGTTAACTATGAATTTGTCTCTATTTTGAGGGGGCACTGCAGAAAAGCAAAAACGCATTAACAATTGAAAGCCCCAAACTGttctattaaactatctatttaATTTCTCTTATCACTGCTATTACATGATGACGAGAGAAGCAGGTGCAGTCCTTACACTGACCAGTAGAGAGAGCTGTGAATTAAAAGTTACTTTGACAGCTCTTATATACACTATCAAACCACTAACATGGTCTGTTTTTGACTTTGTATGCCTTTATttaatgtttatgtgtatgtgtgtgtttgcaggaatGTGATGTAATGTGCTTTGCTCTCTAAGCTCTAGGTCTGGTCATTTCTACCCATCTCTCATCTGATCATGTCTACTAAACCACCATTAGCACACTCCCAGGCAGACATTAAAAGCACTGTGGCATCCATCCCAGTCACTAATAGCACTGTCACTGCCACCACCAATAGCACTGTCCATGCTGGCACCACAGCTGGGCCTGGCTTCATCGACAGCCTGCTGAACAAGATCCCCTGTGAGTAATaggccctctctccctcagtggTCCCCCTTCACCCTTAGGCTCAAAACAACTTGCTTGGCCTGCCATCCCCTCTCTTTCAGTGtaccccttctctcttttctatccCTCCCATGCCACTTACTCTGATGGAGGTTGCCTCCGCACCTGTTGGGGGCCCTATCTAATTCCACACCAAGTGCACATTTCTTACAtctcaattttcacttcttacAAGTTCATCTCTCCTTAATCCTCTTGGCTGTGCTCTTGCCTCATGCTTTTAGATGGGTATCGACCGTGCCGACCAAGACTATATCAGCCTGCCACTTGGGACAATTCAATCCCAATTCGTTCTTACTCCGGTCATTTTGATCTCTTCCCACAGTGCCAAGATGGGCCATCTATGCCATACTGGCTCTCATTCTGCTGGTGGTGCTGATCTGTGTGCTGTGCATTTGCGTCAAGTGCTGCtgcaggaggaagaagaagaggaagaaaaggcTGGACCAGCAGGTCAACCTGAAGGGCCTGAACGGCTCCACCACCGCGGCACTTGTGAGTCTGTCTCACAGAGGTCAGATACAATATCAACACTATGTGATGATGAGAGTTCATTCACAGTATGGAGGCGACTCGTTTAAATTGTGGACTGGCAGCACCTTTGCAACAATGCTAACAAGACTACAGCCACTTTACGGACTCATAAAATGATGTATGTTACCGTACTTTCAGTTTTGGATAGAAATGCTGCATCTTGTTCCACCCATATTTCATCATTCAACCTTCAGTTGAAGTAAAGTTATTCTGcaggaaaaacataattttattaattaaatattcatataaaaattACAAATTTGCACCCCAAGACAATCTTATAAGCATGTAACACAGGCATATTTCCATTTATATTTAACTTCTATAAGGTAATCAGGGTGTCTATGAACAGCAATCATCAATGATTTCCGGTTTCACTAAGGAGTAAAAATATGGTGACACATACTGCACGCCAAGTGCCTATGTCATTCCTCAGGATGGGAATGATACTCATCTCATTCTGTCATGCTGAGATAATTGAAGGCAAATTTCTTAAAAAcatttaaaggtccagtatgtaggaaataatggaaaataaactgtaatccaaaaatgatcaccatatgttgtcagagagtaaggaaacacgatgaattgaagtaatggcttattttacaacattactctaacccgtaaaaccccgtaaaacccatgaaaaaaaatgagaatctcttggaattttcgtttatgctttgaacgattaattctagaatagcgtattaataatggggtAGCGcctcctcctatttgggttgccaaattagatTCTTAGAAACATTTAATCCTGATCTTGTAGAGGGTGCTGCACAGTATGTGCCACCATGTGCCACCTGGCATCAAATGGAAAATTGGTGAAGACCGAGCTCTGCATGATGGGCTGACTTGTTGGGTTCATGCTGTACCTTTTGGCCCCAAGGTCCAGCCGGATGTGAATGACGTGGAGTACGGCTCAGCAAATGACCCCAGGGGAAGGCTTCTATACTCACTGGAATACAGTGCACCCAAATCTGAGGTCAGGCTTTGGATCACACGTTTGCATCTCCATCACGTGCAGCACTAACATGCCAACATTTGGCACAGGAGTTATCCCCGAATTATCCAGCTGATCAAGGCCGCCTATCTGTACATTGGACTTGCAGCTGGCAGCAAAAATAAAGGCCATCActaaaacacatctttaaaatcAGATGTAGACTTCCCAGAAAATCAGCATGGTGTCTTTGTTTAGAGAGGTCTGCTcacttctccctcctctcctgtaGTTGACAGTAGGAGTGAAGCAGGCGGCTGCCCTGAAGGCCATGGACCTTGGGGGAACCTCTGATCCCTACGTGAAAATGTATCTTCTTCCCAACAAGTCCAAGACATATGAGACCAAGGTCTTCCGGAAAACACTACAACCTGTGTTTAACGAGCATTTCAAGTTCCAGGTAAAACTCCACATcacgttatatatatatatatgtaaacaaACCTTTTTATTACAGTATTTGTTTTAGTGCTTAATGTGTTCTTTGTTCTCTAGATCAGCCAATCTGAACTGAGTGAGTCGACACTGGTGATGCAGGTGTATGATTTCAATCGGTTCTCCAAACATGATGTGATTGGAGAGCTCAGATTAACACTGTCTTCGGTAGACTGGAACCATGTGATCGAAGAGTGGCGTGATCTGACCGAGGCCTCCAAGTTTGAGGTGAGGGGGGCCAGAGATTTgggtgtttttgtttgcttggTTGTTTCTTTTGCATAATTGCTTAAAGTAAATTATGGTCAATTCACTGTGCCTCTCCTCAGAGTATTTGCATGATTTGCATGGCACAAGCCATtacattgatagatagatagatagatagatagatagatagatagatagatactttattgatccccaggggaaattcaaaactTGTTGCTTGtgtttaatcaattaaccaataATTACACGTCTGAATTTCAGTGTTAATTTACTTGGTTCTTCCTTTTTCTGTCATAGCAAGAGAATCTGGGAGACATCTGTTTCTCGCTACGCTATGTCCCAACGGCCAATAAGCTTACTGTTGTCATTCTTGAAGGAAAGAATTTGAAACAAATGGATCCAGGAGGATCTTCTGGTAAGTGGTGTAACTTGTGTATGTTTTAACATAAAGATTAAGGTCAAACTTGTTTTGGGCTGACTTTTCCAATGTCTTGATGTGTTAATGCTCTAACCTTAATTTTTATAGATCCTTATGTGAAGGTTCAATTGGTACTGGACAGgaaaaaatggaagaaaaagaaaacatcagTGAAAAAGAGAACACTTAATCCTTATTTCAATGAATCTTTTACCTTTGAAGTTTCCTTCGACCAAATTCAGGTCAGTTGGGTTTGTTTCTGACATGTCAGTACATTAAGGGTGTGAAAAGCCATGCTTCAGGCTGCTAGCACTGCTATTGGAACATCTTGGACGAGTTAACAAAATATGCTATGAAGCTTGTAAGATTTATGTACGACCATTTGATTCATTGCTTCAAAAGGACACAAAATATAAGTCATAAAGATAAGATTTTGTTAAAATAATTCAGAGTCTATAATGACTCTATAAGCTCTAAATAactctgtgtgttgtgtagtgtataTGCTGCATTTTGTGTCTAATGTCACCTCCCTGGCtgctctccatcctctccactGTTGTCCCTCTCACCTTCCATCCAGAGGGTCCAGCTGGTGATATCTGTGTGGGACCATGACAAAGTCAGCAGGAACGATGCCATCGGCAAGATCTTCCTGGGCTGCGATGCCACTGGCAACCAGCTGCGGCACTGGGCGGACATGCTGTCCAACCCGCGCAGGCCCATGGCCCAGTGGCACACGCTCCTGCCTGCCGAGCAGGTGGATGGCACTCTGGCGCTCAAGCACACCATCAATATTCCTTTCACTGGCAAAACCTTCTGATGGCGCTTCAGGAAGAAGAAACAGAAGATACCTGATAATGATCAAATAGGGACCTGAAAGATGCCCATAGTAATCGATGAAAACATGACACATGGgactaacatacacacaaacactcaggaGGAAATGAGCACAGACATATGAACTCTCAGGAAAGGTTCTTTCATGTTTTTACTGTAGTTCATGACATATATGGGTAAATCAATTTTCTAAAATGATTTAGTAGTTAACTCTGTTTtgaaaataatctgaaaataaaataattactaCACATCAGATATTTTTTAAGTGCAAACCTTATTATCTCTGCAAGGAGACATATCCATTGAATGAATAGATTCCAAAAACTGATTCCTCATTTTCTGAGAAGGGGCTCAAAGTGGAGATGCTTTGCTGATTAAAATCCATGTTTTCCCCTTCCAATTAAAGActcactgtctccctctctcttaggAGAGAAATTAGCTGAGTAAGACATGGGAACACTGTGGCTTCACAGCGTAAGCATTTCAGAGCCAGTCTCGTAAGGGTGAAAACAACACCTGTCAGATTCAGATGAGATAATTCTGTGTCAGCACACATGTGCATCAGGCCAATTAATGCACTATAACGAGAGTCTGCGACATCACAAAACACAGGAAAGTGTGATTATTGTGCAGATTCATATGCTTACATCCAGATTTTTGTAGTGTTTGGGGAGTTGGTTGTAGGTGCTTTCATAATTGGGTCCAAggacaattaaaacaaaaatgttcCTACAAAAGTTCATTTTGCCTATTTAAAATACATTGGCCTCAAACTGACCCTTTATCCTACAAAAATATCTGGTGCAAAAATCACAGTTACATTTAATCTGATATCAGTAGTAACACTTTTTAAAGGATCTGTTTATGTGTAACTACTGACTGTACTATTGTCCAGGGGAAGAAGCTTTCTGACTGTTTTGGGGAGGAATTTCCATCTTAACTAACTGGTGGCTGAGATGCCGTAAATTTTGGCTGTCAGCGAATCGAGTGAATGCTGTGTTGGATTTACCTGTATCTCCATGGTAACATGGTGTGGACAGCAGAGGCAGCCTCTGGGTTGTGACTCAGACAGAGCACAGGGACCTCTGATCCTCTAACCAGGATCCTCTGATCCTctaacctctcacacacacacacacacacacagacttctgtgcacatacacagaagcacacacagaaacaaatgtCACACTCATACAGACTCATACTTCCaatacattcacaaacacaagaaATATTACATTGATTTTCACACAGATATCAATGCttgtgtacacatgcacaccactaGACATATGCTAAaagtctttcttcctttctatcccaggcacacacactcaaagtctttctctttctatcccttcaCTGTCCCAGACACTGGGCAGTAACACCCATACATGGGCACAACCGATGCCTTGAACCAACCTCACCCTGATTCACAAGCTGCGTCTGTCTTGGTGCATAATTGAGCATATAGGTGATTATAATTGTAGATTAATTCACAGAGTGCTGGCTGGAGAGGGCCTTGGACAGGTGTAAGAcaatgagagaggaagaagaggtggCAGGGAGACATCGTCAACGCGCCTGCGTGGATGGACATGAGTCTTCTGTGTGTTGCTGAGAGGCAGGGGGGCACGCCGCGGCTCTTTGATATACAAATGAGAGCGCTACAAGTACCCTTTCGCCTTGGAGGTTGCGTATTCACACACGTCTCCTCAGCTCTGCTCAAGTGCTCCTTTCCTATTCAACGTTTTCTTATGTCACACTTCCAACAGAGTGCCATTTTCTCTGACAGAGAAGCATGTAGGACATTTACTGATGGGGTTAACTGAGTTTGTGGACACATATTTAGCATTGATTACTGTACTTAGTGCTACCGGTAAGATTGTCTGCGTTACAGCTTCCGCGAACAacaccacatacagtatggaGACTCATTTTGCTGATATtaaacataggctacacttgAGTTGGCCTTACCAAAccctctgtagcctactgtgggGAGTGTTGGAGTTTAGTAGCCCATACGAACGTCCAGCAAATGTGTCCAGCCCCACTCCCAACTGGTCAGGTTAGGAGTTTAGCCCAACTCCAAACTTTGAAGCATAAACAGAGGGTGCTGAAGGCTTTACTAGCTTATTTTAGGCCACCTCAGACAACGAGCTCGCCTCCGAAGAGACCACTGCTGGGGCAACACAAGAGTAAAAGGGACAGCTGTCTGAGCTACTTGAGTCGATCCAGATGTGACCTCTGTTTCCATAGACCCATGACATCACGCTCTGCTGAGGTTTCCAGGATACCTGACAAGCATTAACGCACTCCAATTAAGGAGCGACTCGAATACGCAGTAGTTCTCAAGTGAAAGCACACAGCGAGCGCTGATGGTGTCGACAACAAGTTGCCGCTAAAAGCCAGAGAGGGAGGACGTTACCTTTCGAGAACAGAACACCTACATTTCACGCACGCGACGAACACATTTTCAAAGGTGAGTGTTGGCTCATTATGATTAGCCTATGATTTTCGGTTGGGTTAACTATTCCAACACGTGTTTCGTTCCATTTGAAAGAATTATCATTGCTAGTTTCCCTTACACAaaataacagtaggcctaggcaaaAAAAGTTATAATGCAGTTATAATGTAGTTCttctgaagtaggctatcctacAATGCAGTTTGATATTGCATTTCATGCCCAAAACACTATTGGTTGGGTTGTGTATCCATAGCCTCCCCAGGCACTCTgaaaaaatgtagcctatcatttCAATTTTTCGGAAAACGACAATATCGGCATCTGAATTGCCGTTGTCATTtctgtaaaatataatattaggCTGGGTGAAATTTAAGTTTTTTTGGTAAATCCTTAGTAATTCTGATGGAACTACAGTAGTGGCTACTAATGACTGCATTTCCCAGAGAACACTTCTTTGTCGCTCTTCTGAGGTTGAAGCCCACGTGAGTCCCAT is a genomic window containing:
- the syt8 gene encoding synaptotagmin VIII translates to MSTKPPLAHSQADIKSTVASIPVTNSTVTATTNSTVHAGTTAGPGFIDSLLNKIPLPRWAIYAILALILLVVLICVLCICVKCCCRRKKKRKKRLDQQVNLKGLNGSTTAALVQPDVNDVEYGSANDPRGRLLYSLEYSAPKSELTVGVKQAAALKAMDLGGTSDPYVKMYLLPNKSKTYETKVFRKTLQPVFNEHFKFQISQSELSESTLVMQVYDFNRFSKHDVIGELRLTLSSVDWNHVIEEWRDLTEASKFEQENLGDICFSLRYVPTANKLTVVILEGKNLKQMDPGGSSDPYVKVQLVLDRKKWKKKKTSVKKRTLNPYFNESFTFEVSFDQIQRVQLVISVWDHDKVSRNDAIGKIFLGCDATGNQLRHWADMLSNPRRPMAQWHTLLPAEQVDGTLALKHTINIPFTGKTF